Within the Glycine soja cultivar W05 chromosome 3, ASM419377v2, whole genome shotgun sequence genome, the region ATATGCACATTACCTTTTGACCACTTGAAGGTTTAATCCTGTGCAGACCAAAAAATTTTGTGATAAGTGTATTTTCATATGACTTCACATGATGATGATAGTCTGGAAGCATTCTTAGAAGGACCTGCATGTCAAATTTTGGACAAGGGAATTAGTATTTTATACTGAAAAGCAAGTAGAAAATAGCAGGTAAATACTAAGATATCATTACTAAACATTTAAAAGTTGCTTCAGCAAGTATTAGCTGATGCCTAATAGCTTAGTTTCCTTCAGTAAGTATTAGTTAAAAGCTTCTTCTTTACGAGTTGCCTCTGAAAAATCTAGCATTGTTCTACAACTACAACAAAAGCTCTATTGCAAAATCTGAACTCTGCCACAGAATTATTTCGGACTACTTGTTTCTCTGGAAACCTTTAAACCAAGagaacttaattaaaattgaacattCACTCTTTATTTCTGTGAATTCCATCCTgaatttcttcaaataaattGTTAGCTTCAATTTACTACACTGTATGTACACAATAGAGACCATTCAGAATATAAGAGAGATCGACATGAAACATTTGCAAATGTTATTAAAATACTAAATGCAACCTTTGATCTTCTATTGGTCCTAACTGAAACATTTATTTGAAAGTACCTTGACTTCAGATCTTCGCAGTGTCTTGATCATGAAACGATCATCCTGAGACAGGAAGAAGACACTACCACTTTTCCCCGGAGAAGATAGTTCCCTCAGAGTATCGTTTCCACAAATGGACATCATGTAATCGGCAGCATCAATCTTGAACAGCTCTCTCAAATTTCTGCAACAGGTCTCTAGAAGGTTATATCTAACAAACTtatgaaaagtgaaaggaagaaagagaagagaaagatgagcTGTAACAGTTGTCTATAAGAACAGGTATCTtccaaaagaagcaattctgTTCAAGTTAGAATTTAGAAACATCCAAAATATGATGGAGCTAACAAGGCTAGCTCTCCCagcaaggtttttttttttccatgccCAAATTCCCAAAACTTGAATTCAAAATCTTGCTTAAAGAGAGATTTACATGCACACTTTAGTCAGTACAAGAATGATACAAGGGCCacatgaaagaaagaaataatccaaaaatgagCGTTTACTACTAACCTAAATACCATGGGACAATAATCTTTCCATTTAAAATCATCTGATTGATGAGTAGGTGTTAATTGAGAACCTTCTTTAGGAAAATCCATCCAAAAGCTTGCTTTGGGACCAAAATCTGATGCTCTAACTCCTCGAGTCGGTATAGGTGTTATCTTGCCCACAGTATACCTAACCAAATAGAAGAACATTTACATTATCAAGGAAATCCATGCAAAAGCAACCATATTGAAGAATGATAGGACACTCATGTGAATAGCACGATAGTTATGGATGCATTTAGCAACTAAAGGGCAGTTATGTGTTTAGTAATCCTGCTACAATTATGTGTGTCTCTTATGTATATGGCATGTGAGTTCCTGCATTTTGGGTGTAGATTGGTTTTTGAGTTGGATTGAGGGAGGAAGACTCTCTGTAAGGGCTTAGGCAAATTTATTGTGTATCAAAAGAGGTTACTCTCTGACAAACTTTGTCCAGTGTTTTTCTTTTGCTGTTTGGTATCtgttgtaactttttttttctggtttaatccagaaaatataaaaataaaactacttAGTTTGTGTGTAGTTCTCTTGAGTCTAACAAAGAACGTTTGCATTATTAAGAAAATCCATgcaaagaaaatcaagatactCTTGGATAGaattttaacttcaatttaGGTGGATTTTGTGCCTTCAATTCATAGTTTTTAGCCTCATGACCCCTCCCAAGTCTCAAAATTGGATTAAGAAAACAAGACAAGCTATCTAAATTCAACTGTAAAAGTTGATCAACACAACAAAAAACATTTGTCAAGTTTATTAGAGCACCCCAGTTTCTATTGAAATGATTAACGAATAGAACCATCAACCGTACATATATCCTAATTGTGGTTTTATGACTTACTAGTAGTTATTACCTTCCAACATGGATTCATCTTGAAATGTTAGCATATACCATGTGCAATAGAATAAATATAGAAGCATGTAGATACTTGCAGAGAAAAATCATGCAGCATTGTAATAAATTATAGTGTGCTACAAATCAAAATAGTGCCATTTACCTTATTCCAAGCTGCAAACTGAGCATCAGATCATAACTCCTGTGACCTTTAATGATTGCCTCACCAGGTCTTTTAATCTCTTTGACAAGCTTTTTTTGAAGTCGCCGTGCCCTTCTAGACATTGATGAAAACATATTATTTAACACAACCTCACTTATTAACACACCTTGCATGTACTCTCGTTCCAAAATTGGGATCATTGCATCAACTTCTCCATCTCTACTTTCTGGTACAGATTCTGCAAATCTTAATGCTGAATCATATCCAATCACCTTCTCAATAGACACCTCAAGACTCCAACGCCTTTCGAGAGAGACATTTCTTCTATTAGACTCTTCCAGATTTAACAGGTTTCCTTTTGCAAACTTATCAGATGAAACATGACTTGACATATGGTTCTCTGGTACCTTGACATCTCTCACCTGTTTCTGTTTTCTCAAATCTGGCAGCAACCCTCTTTTTCTCAAGGCACTGAGGTAAATTTCTTGCACCCAAGGAAGACGGCTACCTCTCGGGTAAAAGGTTCCTTTGCCATCTTTTAGACCAAATGTCCAAGTCCCAACATAGCATCCTCCATCACTCCAAGTATAAACTCCAAACCCATGCATCATGCCATTTAACCAGTTTCCTTCGTATGAGTCCCCATTTATCCAAGTAAGAGTTCCTTTTCCTGACATTATCCCACCTTTCATATTCCCTACATACACATTTCCATTGGTCCAGGTATACTTGCCAGGCCCCTCTTGTGTTCCTTGCATCCAAGACCCTTCAAAGGTATCTCCATTAGGATAAACTTGAAACCCCAAACCATGTTTAAGATTCAACCTCCATCTAcctttatatttcaatttatcaGAACGAATGTATGTGCCCGTACCATGGATATATCCACCAGAGAAATCACCTTCATACACTGCTCCTGAAGGCCATCTTAGTTTTCCATAACCATTTCTCATCCCTCTCCTCCATTCACCCTCGTATACGCAACCATCACACCACACGTACGTTCCATGGCCTTCAGAAACATTGCCATAAAGGGATCCAGAATATGACTCCCCATTAA harbors:
- the LOC114407125 gene encoding phosphatidylinositol 4-phosphate 5-kinase 9-like isoform X1, with protein sequence MSGPVTIADYSNGGALSCAERTKSVDAIPELDHLSILTNGEIDGFSVGQLLLFNGESYSGSLYGNVSEGHGTYVWCDGCVYEGEWRRGMRNGYGKLRWPSGAVYEGDFSGGYIHGTGTYIRSDKLKYKGRWRLNLKHGLGFQVYPNGDTFEGSWMQGTQEGPGKYTWTNGNVYVGNMKGGIMSGKGTLTWINGDSYEGNWLNGMMHGFGVYTWSDGGCYVGTWTFGLKDGKGTFYPRGSRLPWVQEIYLSALRKRGLLPDLRKQKQVRDVKVPENHMSSHVSSDKFAKGNLLNLEESNRRNVSLERRWSLEVSIEKVIGYDSALRFAESVPESRDGEVDAMIPILEREYMQGVLISEVVLNNMFSSMSRRARRLQKKLVKEIKRPGEAIIKGHRSYDLMLSLQLGIRYTVGKITPIPTRGVRASDFGPKASFWMDFPKEGSQLTPTHQSDDFKWKDYCPMVFRNLRELFKIDAADYMMSICGNDTLRELSSPGKSGSVFFLSQDDRFMIKTLRRSEVKVLLRMLPDYHHHVKSYENTLITKFFGLHRIKPSSGQKFRFVVMGNMFCTDLRIHRRFDLKGSSLGRSSDKIEIDESTTLKDLDLNYSFYLEPSWRESLLKQIEIDSKFLEAQHIMDYSLLLGVHYRAPQHLRSHVSYNQSRSVDGLAMLAEEDPLEDEVFYPQGLVLVPRGGDDDSVVVGSHMRGSRLRASSAGDEEVDLLLPGTARLQIQLGVNMPSRAEQILGKQKQEKQMFHEVYDVVLYLGIIDILQDYNMTKRIEHAYKSLQFDSLSISAVDPTFYSHRFLEFIQKVFPPNATTG
- the LOC114407125 gene encoding phosphatidylinositol 4-phosphate 5-kinase 9-like isoform X2; amino-acid sequence: MSGPVTIADYSNGGALSCAERTKSVDAIPELDHLSILTNGEIDGFSVGQLLLFNGESYSGSLYGNVSEGHGTYVWCDGCVYEGEWRRGMRNGYGKLRWPSGAVYEGDFSGGYIHGTGTYIRSDKLKYKGRWRLNLKHGLGFQVYPNGDTFEGSWMQGTQEGPGKYTWTNGNVYVGNMKGGIMSGKGTLTWINGDSYEGNWLNGMMHGFGVYTWSDGGCYVGTWTFGLKDGKGTFYPRGSRLPWVQEIYLSALRKRGLLPDLRKQKQVRDVKVPENHMSSHVSSDKFAKGNLLNLEESNRRNVSLERRWSLEVSIEKVIGYDSALRFAESVPESRDGEVDAMIPILEREYMQGVLISEVVLNNMFSSMSRRARRLQKKLVKEIKRPGEAIIKGHRSYDLMLSLQLGIRYTVGKITPIPTRGVRASDFGPKASFWMDFPKEGSQLTPTHQSDDFKWKDYCPMVFRNLRELFKIDAADYMMSICGNDTLRELSSPGKSGSVFFLSQDDRFMIKTLRRSEVKVLLRMLPDYHHHVKSYENTLITKFFGLHRIKPSSGQKFRFVVMGNMFCTDLRIHRRFDLKGSSLGRSSDKIEIDESTTLKDLDLNYSFYLEPSWRESLLKQIEIDSKFLEAQHIMDYSLLLGVHYRAPQHLRSHVSYNQSRSVDGLAMLAEEDPLEDEVFYPQGLVLVPRGGDDDSVVVGSHMRGSRLRASSAGDEEVDLLLPGTARDYQIIAT